The Rhizobium sp. BG4 genome has a window encoding:
- a CDS encoding chemotaxis protein CheW — protein MSSMSTNLNEQTTLDIISFQLDAQTFCIETTSVREIRGWGASTPLPHTSPEVLGVINLRGTVIPTIDLARKLGMRPCETTESSAIVVVEVHGRPSAASPVTGRRRFFLATTNNQGTIYGRHSNGQPADLFDVARLSVRNRRDDE, from the coding sequence ATGTCCAGCATGAGCACGAACCTGAATGAGCAGACGACGCTGGACATCATCTCATTCCAGCTTGACGCACAAACATTCTGCATCGAGACGACGTCCGTCCGCGAAATCCGCGGATGGGGAGCCTCGACACCGTTGCCACATACGTCGCCCGAGGTTCTTGGCGTCATCAACCTGCGCGGCACGGTTATTCCGACGATCGATCTTGCCCGTAAACTGGGAATGCGCCCGTGCGAAACCACGGAAAGTAGCGCGATTGTAGTCGTGGAAGTCCACGGCAGGCCATCAGCGGCGTCTCCCGTAACCGGCAGGCGCCGCTTTTTTTTGGCCACGACCAATAATCAAGGAACAATCTATGGAAGACACAGCAACGGGCAACCAGCCGACCTATTCGACGTGGCTAGACTTTCGGTCCGCAACCGGCGGGACGACGAATAA